In Cicer arietinum cultivar CDC Frontier isolate Library 1 chromosome 7, Cicar.CDCFrontier_v2.0, whole genome shotgun sequence, a single window of DNA contains:
- the LOC101495713 gene encoding very-long-chain (3R)-3-hydroxyacyl-CoA dehydratase PASTICCINO 2A-like isoform X2, whose product MATLFSPLRRLYLTLYNFTVLFGWLQVLYLVLKTLKELGHEHVYTAAEKPLLYAQTAAALEILHGLVGLVRSPITATLPQIGSRLFLVWGILWSFPEIIRYSFFGFKEAFGSAPSWLLWLRYSTFLILYPTGISSEVGLIYIALPFIKASEKYCIRMPNTWNSSFDYFYAAILVLGIYVPGSPHMYKYMLVQRKKALSKPKSE is encoded by the exons ATGGCTACTCTCTTCTCACCTCTTAGACGACTCTACCTCACCCTTTACAACTTCACCGTTTTATTTGGATG GCTACAAGTTCTGTATCTTGTTTTGAAGACATTGAAGGAATTGGGTCACGAGCATGTTTACACTGCAGCAGAAAAGCCTTTGCTTTATGCTCAAACTGCTGCTGCATTAGAG ATTCTTCATGGTTTAGTGG gGTTGGTGAGATCTCCAATAACAGCAACATTGCCTCAGATAGGTTCAAGGCTGTTTCTGGTATGGGGCATCTTGTGGAGTTTTCCTGAG ATAATTCGCTATTCTTTCTTCGGGTTTAAAGAGGCTTTTGGATCTGCCCCATCATGGCTTTTGTGGCTTAG ATATAGCACATTCTTAATTTTGTATCCAACAGGCATAAGCAGTGAAGTTGGTTTGATATACATTGCCTTACCATTCATTAAG GCATCTGAGAAATATTGCATAAGGATGCCTAATACATGGAACTCTTCGTTCGATTACTTTTATGCCGCAATTCTTGTATTGGGAATATACGTTCCAG GTAGTCCTCACATGTACAAATACATGCTCGTGCAAAGGAAGAAAGCACTCTCGAAACCGAAGAGCGAGTAG
- the LOC101495713 gene encoding very-long-chain (3R)-3-hydroxyacyl-CoA dehydratase PASTICCINO 2A-like isoform X1 encodes MATLFSPLRRLYLTLYNFTVLFGWLQVLYLVLKTLKELGHEHVYTAAEKPLLYAQTAAALEILHGLVGLVRSPITATLPQIGSRLFLVWGILWSFPETRTHLLVSSLLISWSITEIIRYSFFGFKEAFGSAPSWLLWLRYSTFLILYPTGISSEVGLIYIALPFIKASEKYCIRMPNTWNSSFDYFYAAILVLGIYVPGSPHMYKYMLVQRKKALSKPKSE; translated from the exons ATGGCTACTCTCTTCTCACCTCTTAGACGACTCTACCTCACCCTTTACAACTTCACCGTTTTATTTGGATG GCTACAAGTTCTGTATCTTGTTTTGAAGACATTGAAGGAATTGGGTCACGAGCATGTTTACACTGCAGCAGAAAAGCCTTTGCTTTATGCTCAAACTGCTGCTGCATTAGAG ATTCTTCATGGTTTAGTGG gGTTGGTGAGATCTCCAATAACAGCAACATTGCCTCAGATAGGTTCAAGGCTGTTTCTGGTATGGGGCATCTTGTGGAGTTTTCCTGAG ACTCGAACTCATTTACTTGTTAGCTCCCTACTAATCAGCTGGTCTATCACTGAG ATAATTCGCTATTCTTTCTTCGGGTTTAAAGAGGCTTTTGGATCTGCCCCATCATGGCTTTTGTGGCTTAG ATATAGCACATTCTTAATTTTGTATCCAACAGGCATAAGCAGTGAAGTTGGTTTGATATACATTGCCTTACCATTCATTAAG GCATCTGAGAAATATTGCATAAGGATGCCTAATACATGGAACTCTTCGTTCGATTACTTTTATGCCGCAATTCTTGTATTGGGAATATACGTTCCAG GTAGTCCTCACATGTACAAATACATGCTCGTGCAAAGGAAGAAAGCACTCTCGAAACCGAAGAGCGAGTAG
- the LOC101495713 gene encoding very-long-chain (3R)-3-hydroxyacyl-CoA dehydratase PASTICCINO 2A-like isoform X3, protein MATSSVSCFEDIEGIGSRACLHCSRKAFALCSNCCCIRGLVRSPITATLPQIGSRLFLVWGILWSFPETRTHLLVSSLLISWSITEIIRYSFFGFKEAFGSAPSWLLWLRYSTFLILYPTGISSEVGLIYIALPFIKASEKYCIRMPNTWNSSFDYFYAAILVLGIYVPGSPHMYKYMLVQRKKALSKPKSE, encoded by the exons ATG GCTACAAGTTCTGTATCTTGTTTTGAAGACATTGAAGGAATTGGGTCACGAGCATGTTTACACTGCAGCAGAAAAGCCTTTGCTTTATGCTCAAACTGCTGCTGCATTAGAG gGTTGGTGAGATCTCCAATAACAGCAACATTGCCTCAGATAGGTTCAAGGCTGTTTCTGGTATGGGGCATCTTGTGGAGTTTTCCTGAG ACTCGAACTCATTTACTTGTTAGCTCCCTACTAATCAGCTGGTCTATCACTGAG ATAATTCGCTATTCTTTCTTCGGGTTTAAAGAGGCTTTTGGATCTGCCCCATCATGGCTTTTGTGGCTTAG ATATAGCACATTCTTAATTTTGTATCCAACAGGCATAAGCAGTGAAGTTGGTTTGATATACATTGCCTTACCATTCATTAAG GCATCTGAGAAATATTGCATAAGGATGCCTAATACATGGAACTCTTCGTTCGATTACTTTTATGCCGCAATTCTTGTATTGGGAATATACGTTCCAG GTAGTCCTCACATGTACAAATACATGCTCGTGCAAAGGAAGAAAGCACTCTCGAAACCGAAGAGCGAGTAG